Proteins encoded in a region of the Tachyglossus aculeatus isolate mTacAcu1 chromosome 11, mTacAcu1.pri, whole genome shotgun sequence genome:
- the MLKL gene encoding mixed lineage kinase domain-like protein, whose protein sequence is MEILGHILDLAQKIYDRCENVKCCQKQCRRLRDRILILKTPLERLQDLQEEDWSSELEYSLNKLQGALEKAKSLIEQFSRKDIVQKFLSIRNTEEDFALVNGRLSDAVGGLSLLFQMEQRQLVQETFRRETRQQQDRRDAKEDRDHWEELLRGNKEIKAEVQKVQNSMIHVESSMENLATDMKKIIRLAEQSQRSSSPAAQEKIKEIKIEQLIKTPWVLRMENNYHMLYIGEYYKTPVSIKVFKDTQGTSPRAIRKIFNKEIETMKKFEYPNILRIYGICIDERGPQPRFSLVMEYCELGTLGELLAAKPDLTWQERVFLALGAARGLYRLHHSEEMTKLHGCITSAKFLVAKGYEVKLAGLELSQTKSSISRNWKGEKTNETPASAYVSPQSLENLNHEYDIPAEIYSFGIVLWEIATGKIPFQGCSIQEIFRRVCKERYQEPVRGDCPRALREITDQCRAYHPSERPSAEDIVDKLSALCDELNGVKSGLKKSKTQEASS, encoded by the exons ATGGAGATCTTGGGACACATCTTGGATTTAGCCCAGAAGATCTACGATCGGTGTGAGAATGTGAAATGCTGTCAGAAACAATGTAGGCGCCTCAGGGACCGGATCCTCATTCTGAAAACCCCTTTGGAGAGGCTTCAGGACCTACAGGAAGAAGACTGGTCCAGTGAACTGGAATACAGCCTCAACAAGCTCCAGGGAGCTCTAGAGAAAGCCAAATCACTGATAGAGCAATTCAGCCGCAAGGACATAGTCCAAAAGTTCCTGAGCATCAGGAACACCGAGGAAGATTTCGCCCTGGTTAATGGCCGCCTGAGTGATGCTGTCGGGGGCCTCTCCCTCCTGTTCCAGATGGAGCAGCGGCAGCTTGTCCAGGAGACCTTCCGGAGGGAGACCCGCCAGCAGCAAGATCGCCGGGATGCCAAGGAAGACAGGGACCACTGGGAAGAACTGCTTAGAG GCAACAAAGAAATCAAAGCTGAAGTGCAGAAGGTCCAGAATTCTATGATAcatgtggaaagcagcatggaaaaTTTGGCTACTGATATGAAGAAAATTATTAGATTGGCAGAGCAAT CTCAGCGGTCGTCCAGTCCTGCTGCGCAAGAGAAAATTAAGGAGATTAAGATAGAGCAGCTCATAAAGACCCCTTGGGTTCTGAGGATGGAAAACAATTATCACATGCTCTACATAGGAGAATACTACAAAACCCCAGTGTCCATCAAAGTCTTCAAAGACACACAGGGCACCAGTCCAAG AGCCATAAGGAAGATTTTCAACAAAGAGATTGAAACCATGAAGAAATTTGAGTATCCCAATATCTTGCGGATATATGGGATATGCATTGACGAGCGAG GACCTCAGCCTCGCTTCTCTCTGGTCATGGAGTATTGCGAACTCGGGACCCTGGGCGAACTGCTGGCAGCCAAACCGGACCTCACCTGGCAGGAGCGTGTGTTTCTGGCCCTGGGGGCAGCCAGGGGCCTATACAG GTTGCACCATTCAGAGGAGATGACTAAACTGCACGGCTGCATCACCAGTGCCAAGTTCCTCGTGGCTAAAGGCTATGAGGTGAAA ctggcaggattagaactgagccaAACGAAGTCTTCCATCAGTCGGaactggaagggggaaaaaacaaacGAGACCCCTGCTTCGGCGTATGTTTCTCCTCAGAGCCTGGAAAATCTGAACCACGAGTACGACATCCCCGCTGAAATCTACAG CTTTGGGATCGTCCTCTGGGAAATCGCCACTGGGAAGATCCCATTCCAGG GTTGCAGCATCCAAGAGATCTTCCGGCGGGTGTGTAAGGAGCGTTACCAGGAGCCTGTGAGGGGGGACTGCCCCCGGGCCCTGAGGGAGATCACGGACCAGTGCCGGGCCTACCATCCCTCTGAACGCCCTTCGGCCGAAG